The sequence TCTGTAACATCAGggtaatctgtaaaatggggataataatatccACTTAAAGGGATTTGTAAATATTAAATCATATAATGGGTAAATGCACCTAACCCAATGCTTGTCATATGGTGAGGCCTCAATAACAGTAGCTTATTACACTAAAGCCAAAAAAAGATTTGGTAATCTGCTTAGAGAGAGATATATCTAGTTATATCTAGATATATCTAGACATATCATGCTATAGCCATGATGGGAACTCAAGTCTGATTTCAAAACTCCATATTCTTTCTATTGTACGATTCTGGCAGGATATCTTAAATCTCAAATctcaatcttaaaatattttttctaagagTCCAGAGTTCTGACTTTCTGGCATAATTGTCAATACAtacaatcaaattgccaacatccactgtatcattgaaaaagcaagagagttccagaaaaacatctatttctgctatattaactatgccaaagcctttgactgtgtggaccacaacaaactggaaaattctggaagagatgagaataccagaccacctgacctgcctcttgagaaatttgtatgcaggtcaggaagcaacagttagaactgaacatggaacaatatactggttccaaataggaaaaggagtacatcaaggctgtatattgtcaccctgcttatataacttatatacagagtacatcatgagaaatgttgggctggatgaagcacaagctggaatcaagattggtgggagaaatatcaataacctcagatatacagatgacaccacccttatgacagaaagtgaagaactaaagaacgtcttggtgaaagaggagagtgaaaaagttggtttataactcaacattcagaaaactaagatcatggcatccagtcccatcacttcatggcaatagatggggaaacagtggaaacagtgagagactttatttacctgggctccaaaatcactgcagaaggtgactgcagccatgaaattaaaagatgcttattcaaaaaaaaaaagaaaaagatgcttattgcttggaaggaaagttatgaccaacctagacagcatattaaaaagcagagacattactttgctaacaaaggtccatctagtcaaggctatggtttttccagtagtcatgaatggatgtgagagttggactgtgtagaaagctgagcaccgaagaattgatgcttttgaactgtggagttggagaagactcttgagagtcccttggactgcaaggagatccaaccagtccatcccaaaggagatcactcctgggtgttcattggaaggactgatgttgaagctgaaagtccagtactttggccacctgatgggaagagctgactcatttgaaaagaccttccttgatgctgggaaagattggaggtgggaggagaaggggatgatagaggatgagatggttggatggcatcaccgactcaatggacttgagtttgagcaaactccaggagttggtgagagacagggaggcctggtgtgctgcagtccatggggtcgcaaagagtcaggcacgactgagtgactgaactaaactcataaaaatataaatcaacttTATTACACCATCCAGAAACAACTATTAAtattgctcttttctttttaatctttttctcgTTTTTCTTCACAATGCTATACAGCTCTGCATGTACATCCTTAAAATTTGTCTTACATCATGTAGATTTTctcaatataaaatgtaaaaccagaaacatgATTTTACTGGCCTTGCCTCAATATCTGATGCTGCCTCCTCGTTCCTGGCAGCTACCCACAGGGAGGGTTCACAGAGGACCCAAAGTGGGGCTGGGCAGGAGCTATCTTAATGCAACCCTGGATCTGAGATCCCAGAGGAGGGCTGGGAAAGCGGAGTGTGGcagtggaaagaaaaagagaggagtgagtttctttctttccctttcctgagaacaaagaaaatagaacagtgagcaggcctgaacaatccgtttttttctttcttttttttttttttttaactttaactgCTCCTAGCTCTTAACTCTGAACGCATgtactaagtttgcttttctgccccctatCTCTGCAGGAACTACACTTCGCAcctattttcctttgactctaCGCTAAATGCATCCTGTATCTGTTTACCCTTACAACAGGTATTTGTAAGGGTATTTACTATCCTTGTATTTACTATCAGAAAGAAGGCCACAGAGCACCgaactgccagactcaattactggGTTACTGACGCCAGCCTACAACAATTTTTGACAAGATCCTAACACCTTTGTCCCTCATCACCGACTCCTGACTGCAAGCCATCATCTTATATAAGCCCCTATAGCCCTCATAGAGGgtggcacagttcttgaggcatgagTCTACTTTGTTCCCTTCTCTGCCAGCTGAGAATTAAAGTCgcgtttctatttcctccaaacccTGTCTCTGTAATTTTTAGTTGGCTTCAGTGGGCAGAGAAAGTCAAGATACGGGCCAGCAACAGAAGTTGTAAGAATGGGGCCAGGGATTGAGACTTGGTCTTTTTGAACCCATCCTGCTCATCTCAGAGAAGGACTGAGCAAGAACCCAGGCTACACCAAAACTGCACAAGATCTAGGCAGCTCAGAACATCTCCAAGACAATCGCCACATCACACTATCATACCTACCTCATTGATGACAACCTTGTGCTGAACCTACAGCATGAAAATTTCACCCAGGGAAGTAACATCAAGGGTAACAAATGAGCTTGGTGACCCAGAACTTGGCCCCCAGAGAAATGGATCTGTTTTGCCCCCGATTTTTGAGGAGACAGTTTGGGGTCCAGCACACTCCCCTCCTTCCCCCTAGCAACATTTGATGGCTCCCCTAGCATCTGCCCTCCCAGTCCTTCTTGGATGAATGAGGACCGACCTATTTTCAGGGAAACAACTTTTCCTCCTTATGTTGGCCAAGGATGTTGGGACTGCATGATTTCCCAGTGATCTCCTAGTGCTCGCTCTTCTCCAAATTGGGTGCCCACAACCACTATCctaggatttttgtttgtttgtttgtttgtttgtttggctgtgccaagtcttaggtgtggcacacaggatctttgatcttttttGCATGATGCGGGATCTGgatcccggaccagggatggaaactgcacgGGATCCCCGCTCCACCTCACCcccctcctgcattgggagcaaagaATCTgtcactagactgccagggaagtcccccatcctgggaattctaaataaatttttattaaactgaaagaaaaagaaacataatttaaaatatctgctTATTTCATCAAGTGAAAATATgacaatttatttaaccatttactTGTTTCAATAAATTCTTCAACATCCTTTGAAGAAAATCTTTGCATTTCTGATTTTTCCCTTCAAGATAGATTTCTATGAGTGATATTCCTGGGTAAAGGGATGGAGAGCTTAAAGGCTCTCAATTTCTggagaatttctgggtcaaagaGGGACCATTCAAAGTCTTTGAACAAATATTGCCAAATAGCTTTCAAGAAATGTTCTAATTCATATTCTCACCAGCAAAACTCTGCACTTTTGATTAGTGAGAAAAGTTGCATTTaaacttctatttctttgtacggTTTAATTGAAGATACTTCTCCttccatttatatttctttctgccTGTTCCCATCGTTTTCCTATCAGGATGTTAAATGTTTTATCCTTGTAATGTTGTTTTTACAATACGAAAatactttaaacaaacaaacaaccagtTGCTAGTCCATGACTGCTCAACGCTGGCAGTGGTCCACAACGCTACGCCGGCCCACTAGCGAACTTACAAGGAGGCAGCCTGCCTTTACGCTTCATTGCGGAAGCAAGCCGCCCACAAATCTTGAGGGCGGGAATTGCTGCAAAGGCGTTGGCTCGCCCAGCCTGGGAGTCTCGCGGGATCTCAACCACCTCTGGGGACTCCAAAGCGACTACAAATCCCAACAGACAACGCGCCTCAGGGCCCGAGCGCTCGAATGAAGGCTAAGGTCCAAGGTCATGTGTCTGTCTGCGTAAGCCGTCCGGTCTCTCTCTCACGCTTTTTTCTTCAGCTTTCCACCTTGGCCGCCATTTTGTGGGGAAGGTTATGGAACCTCTTAGTCCAGCAGACTCTATGGTCGAGCACTTCAGAAATCGGCCAATCGGAAGCCAGATCTCGGAGGAAAACCCCGCCTTTGCCCGCATGGAGGCGGGAACTGCCACGAAGCTcctgtggagagagagaaagaagctgcGCAAGACCAATAAGAAAGGAGGACTCAAGGATGTTAACCAATGAAGGCGCGGGGGGATTGCGGCCAATGAGAGTTGGGGAACCCCGGGACACGTGGGTCCGGGAGCAGTGTGCGGAGTCCTAGAGCTAAAGCCGGGACGTGAGTCAGTCACCTTGAGCCGGGCGAGCGCTGTGGTCTGAGCAGGGGCAGCAGGGCAGTGGGAGTAACAGGTGACTTGAAGCCGAAAGCCAGCAATCGGCAAGGATGTGGCTGGGTTGTGTGGAGGGGCATTTGTCCGTAGGACCGGGGAAAGCGATGGGTATATGTAACCTTAACATTAATGTTAATTACCAACGGTAATGAGCGATTAACTGTCCCAGCTGAGGCGGGCGGTGGACTGCTGTTTGAAATGGGCAGGACCCTGAACGACATCTGTCTGGTTCCTGCCTCCCCAGTCTATCCCGGAGATCATCCTCTTTGAGCATCATTTCCCTGCTGGGCTCGGGCCTTCTTTTACTTCCAATCTCCATGACCTTTCTTTACAGACCTGTCGCGCTGAAAGTGGTGGAACGGGAGTTTGCGCTGTCCCTCTGACCTCTAATGTTCTCAGCTGGGGCATGGTTCGAGGAAGAGCGTGGTCCAGGGAGGACGGGCGGGGTGAAGGGGACGACCGAAGGTCGCAACTGTAAGCAAACAACCAGGCTgtcaatggattttttttttttttttctcactctgcAGACTGAAAAAAATGCAGACCACCGGGGCACTACTCATTTCTCCTGCTCTGGTAAGCTGCGGCTCCTGGGTGCTCTGTAGCACCAGATGTGGGAGCCATTCGTGTTTAATGAATGAACTGAGAGGAGCTTGCATCCTGATGATGTTGCTCCTTTAGCGAAGCAGTAAGATGGATGCAGTTAACCCCTGATTATTTGTACATGTAAACCAAGCTATCTTGGCTTGGGATTGTGGTCAGAGTTTGGATCTTACGTGTACCCCCAGTCTAGCTTGGCCACAGCAAGACTGTCCTCTGAAACAGTGATTCTCAACGTTGGCtgcacgttggaatcatatggggagctttaaaaaaaatcttgatgccCAGGCTGCACCCTATGGGGATGAAATCCATGCATCTGTATTGTTTTTAGAACTGAGGTGATTATAATGTTCAACCAAGTTTGAAAACTGGCACATTGTATTTCTTAATATAGCTCAAGAAAGCTTTGTTATAGGAGTCTCTGCTTAGGTGACTGTTCCAGGAGCCTCACCAGGCTTACTGGCCCACTCCTTTCAGGGTGTGTAACAGTGACTCCATTTTTACCAAAATAAGATTTTCCCCTTCTGATTCCTTTGGTGGTCTGGATATAAATCCTTCCTGTACTTGATTTGATGTTAGTGTggggttttgtgtgtttttttccccattctgggATACTGATTAAGGACTGTGCCCACAGAAGTGAACTTTGTTACCCAGTTTTAAATGGAAAGAATGCCACTGCTGACTGCACCAGGGTCTCTGGTGTAGCCATGTCTGATAGAAACAGTAATTCATTGACTGACCTTGAAATACCTTGgacttgttttatttataatattcgtAATCTTTTTTGACAGAAGCTCAGCAATTAGAGGcgttttctcttttgccttcttgCCTGATTTGGAGGAATGTGTGTTTCTGATTTTATAGATCCGCTCTTGTACCAGGGGTCTGATCAGGCCTGTGTCTGCCTCCTTCCTGAGTAGGCCAGAGATCCCATCTGTACAGGTAAAGGAGAATGGGCCCTGTTAAGAATGTCCCCAGACTAGGTTCCTTTAAGTTTGTGCAGTTGCCTTTCAGGCAAAGTGGGAGGACAGAGAATCTGACATGCTTTAATAGTTCTAAGTACCCGCAAAGTAAGCATTGGAGGTGAAGCTTGGAAAACTGAAATTGAGTTTTCATGAAATTCCCCTAGCCCTGTCTGGAAATGGACCCTAAGACTAATTCTAATCACACCCTGCAGTCTGAGCATTCTATACTTGCTAAGCAGCCTTCCGACAATTTCTGAGCTCAGGTGGCTGGAGTGAGGGGCGGAGTCAGACACCTGTCCTTGAGCCTCActatctccttctctctccttccctactTCCCTCTCGCTCCCTCCTTCTAGCCTTCCTACAGCAGTGGCCCACTGCAGGTGGCCCGGCGGGAATTCCAGACCAGTGTTGTCTCCCGGGACATTGACACAGCAGCCAAATTTATTGGTGCTGGGGCTGCCACAGTTGGTGTGGCTGGTTCAGGGGCCGGTATTGGAACAGTGTTTGGCAGCTTGATCATTGGCTATGCCAGGTAAGGTCCAGGGTGGTCTAGAGCATCTCCAACTGTAAATTCCACCTTCAGCAAAAGATCCTTCTAGCTCTGCACTGATTTCATCTACCTCCTATTTTCTCAGAATTTAAATGTTTCCAACTTGGCTCACTTAAAACTTACCATGTTGGTACTCTGCTTACCTCTCCAGGCCCCAGGATATATGCAAGCTGGGCCCTCTCCCATTCAGCACTCCCCATTCACCTATACTACTTGAGTCTTCCACCACCACCCATGACCCACGCCCTTACccttttctttcctgtctctgCCTGACAGGAACCCGTCTCTGAAGCAGCAGCTCTTCTCCTATGCCATTCTCGGTTTTGCCCTGTCTGAGGCTATGGGGCTCTTCTGTTTGATGGTCGCCTTCCTCATCCTCTTCGCCATGTGAGGCTCCGTGGAAGTCACCTACCCACCCCTGCTGCTTCGACTCCAGGCCATGCCCCGTGCTGGAGTGTGCTAACCTTTACCATTAAACACAATGTTTCTCTAAACTCATATGCCAAGGCCTCAGTCCTTTGCCCTTGGGGAGGGCCTTCATATATTAATAGAAAGGTGAGACAAGGAAGTGGGATTGGGGCAGTCATTGGTGGTTAAGAACTCCTCAGGGCTGAGAAGTAGCACTGCCATGACTGTAATAACATCTCTCAGAGGAGAGAACATGGATTTGTCTAATGATGATTCGTGCTTTTTTCAAATTTAGTGTAATAATATGTAACATTTTTGAGGGGCTTAATTTGCACCAAGCTCTTTACAGAGTGTTTTGCATTTGTTATCTCAGCAACCCTATGAATTATAAGTGTAGTGATTATACCTGTTTTGCAAATGAGGCGACTAAGGCTTAGGGAAACAAAATAACTTGTTCATCATCTCAGAGCTGGTAAGTGGCAAAATTAGGAACTCCCCCCTCAGGCCAGCCTAAGCCTTCATCTGCTGTGTTGTCCCATCTATTTTCATTTTGGCCACACAATTAAGGTTGCACAGACAGGGAAACTGTCCTAAGGAAGTTGTATAGCACGTTAGAGGTGGGCCTCCATCTGCCAGCATTTGGCTCCACTGTAAGTTTCATTTCCATTCTCAATTAGAACATTTAGAGTGCCTAAATGTTCTTGAATAAAGCTGATGAGGGACATGGTCTGTGTTCCTGGAGAATTTAAAATCTTAGCTCTGCTAGAGAAGAAAAGGATGTTTTAGCAGGAGCCAGTGCAGGGTAagcaggcttcgggagttggtgatggacagggaagcctggtatgttgcagtccatggggttgcagagtcagacacgactgagcgactgaactgactgactgcatGGGTGGACAAACTGCTTACAGAGCTCCTCACAGTATCTTCCCTGGGTCTCGTCTGTGATCAGCCAGTGTCCCACACTTGGCTAAAGTGGACTTATAACCCAGGTAAACGAAAGCTAAGCTGATATATCCACAGAATGAACTCAAGGGTGCTGGTAGACATGACCTGTCTAAAATATGAGACCCACTTTTTGAAAACCTGATACTTAAATATACTGTAAAACTGTGAACTAGAAACAATAATTAGCACCTTCTAGCTAAAGGGCAGCTAGCAAAGTTTAaaacgtttaaaaaaaaatgtgtgtcaaTAAGAAtgaatttaatttacatgcagtttAAATACAGTCATGCAGGTATTTAGGTGTTAAGCATTCTCCTAGGAGTTTTGGGGAATGCTGAAAACCAACAGTGGAAACAATACCGAACAATGCCACAAATTATCGGCTCTGTGGGTAGACAAGCTATGTGCTGAAGAAGAGGGAAAGCAAGGAGGCAGCGTTGGTTGCAATAAAACCGGCTAACATTTGGGCACTTGCA comes from Muntiacus reevesi chromosome 18, mMunRee1.1, whole genome shotgun sequence and encodes:
- the ATP5MC1 gene encoding ATP synthase F(0) complex subunit C1, mitochondrial, with translation MQTTGALLISPALIRSCTRGLIRPVSASFLSRPEIPSVQPSYSSGPLQVARREFQTSVVSRDIDTAAKFIGAGAATVGVAGSGAGIGTVFGSLIIGYARNPSLKQQLFSYAILGFALSEAMGLFCLMVAFLILFAM